GCCTCGGTGGCGGGGGAGGCGGCGTCGGTCGAGCCGGGGACGTAGGACACCTCGGCGTGGACCAGCGAGCAGATCTCGCGTGCGGCCTCGCCGGGCGTGCCGGCCGTCGACGCGATCTCGAGCGCCCTCGCGGCGAGGTCGTCGGGCGGGGCGACGAGGACCGGCAGGTCGAGGTACTCCGTCCAGCGGTCGGCCACGGCCGGCCCGGCGAGGTCCTCCCAGGCCAGCGCCGGCAGCGACGCGGGTGGCCGGTCGGTGTGGACGGTCGACACGGCCGTCACGGTCATCGACTCGTGCGGGTCGAGCACCTCGAAGGACGTGACGTCGTTGCCGAAGTAGTCGCGGTAGTCGTAGGTCCACGGCGTCGGGGAGACGCCGAGCCGTGTGTGCACGACGATCTGGCCCGGCCCGGTCTGGGGCGTCATCCGTGCCTGGTTGTACGACGCCAGAGCGAGGCCGTCGTACTCGAAGCCGGTCGTGTGGACGATGCGCAGCTGCATCAGGTCCGACCTCCCATCCAGTGCGTGCCTTCGGATCCGGCGAAGTAGCGGTGCGCGATGGCCTCGGTGGCCCGCGCACAGGTGACCTGCAGCCGCTCCATCTCCGCCGGCAGGTCGGCGATCACGTCGGCGAGCGGGCGGTACTCCAGCTCGGCGCGGGTGCGGCCGATGAGCCGGTGCGCGTCGTTCTGGAAGCCGACCCGCTGCCCGGACTCGAGGTTGTCGAGGCACTGCTCGGCGCGCGAGAGGGCGAAGACGACCGAGCGGGGGAAGAGCCGGTCGAGCAGCAGGAACTCCGCCGCGCCGCGCTCGGTCTCGAGCCCCTTGTAGGTGCGGAGGAACGCCTCGTGCCCGCCGCAGGCGCGCAGCGTGTTGGACCACGGCGAGCCGACCCCGCCCGCGAGCGAGGCGGTGGCGACGAGACGCGAGGTCATGTCGGCGCGCTCGATCATCCGGCCGAGGACGAGGAACTGCCACCCCTCGTCGCGCGTCATGGACGCGTCGGCGGCGCCGTTGATCAGGGCGGCCCGGTCACGCACCCAGCGGAAGCTCGCGCCCTGGCCCATCCGGCCGAACTGCCCGGACGTGACCGTGCGGAAGGTGGTGTTCAGCGCCTCCCACATGTTCACCGAGAGGGTCTCGCGCGCCCGCCGGGCGCTCTCGCGCGCGGCGGCCAGCACGGCGGCGATCGAGTCCGGTGCGGTGGGGTCGTAGGCCAGCAGGCCGAGGACCAGGTCGAGGCCGACCTCGCTGTCGGTGGGCGGGTCGACACCCATGACCGACAGCAGGTTGCGGCACGTCGTCTCCTCGTCGCCGGAGTCCTCCAGCAGGAGCGTGGTCTGCACGTCGAGGATGCGGGCGGTGTCCTCGGCGCGCTCGACGTAGCGGCCGATCCAGAACATCGACTCGGCGATGCGGCTCAGCATCCGGCACCGTCCTCCCCGGCGGTGTCCGTGTCGGACGCGTGCGGATGGCGGACCTGGTGCTGCTGCTGTTGCTGCTGCTGGCCCTCCACGGTGGCGGCTGCCTCGTCCATGGCGGGGCCGGGGCTCGGGGTCGGGCCGACCGGGACCGGTGCCGGCGCCTCCACCCGCGGGACGGGCGTCGGCGCGGTGCCGGCGAGCACCCACGTGTCCTTGGAGCCGCCGCCGCGGGAGGAGTTCACGATCAGCTGGCCCTCCTCGAGCGCGACCCGGGTGAGGCCGCCGGGCAGCACCCACACGCGCTGGCCGTCGTTGACGGCGAAGGGCCGCAGGTCCACGTGGCGTGCGGCCATCGTGCCGTCGACGTAGGTCGGCACCGTGGAGAGCTGGACGACCGGCTGCGCGATCCACGCGCGCGGGTCCTGCATGACCCGCTGCCGCAGCTCGTCGAGCTCGGTCCTGGTGGCCGCGGGGCCGATCACGATGCCCTTGCCGCCGGAGCCGTCGACGGGCTTGATCACGAGCTCGTCGAGGCGGTCCATGACCTCCTCGCGAGCATCGGCGTCGCCGAGCCGCCACGTGTCGACGTTGCGGAGCCGGGGCTCCTCGCCGAGGTAGTAGCGGATGATGTCGGGGAGGTAGGTGTAGACGAGCTTGTCGTCGGCCACGCCGTTGCCGACCGCGTTGGCGAGCGTCACCTGACCGCTGCGCGCGGCGTCGATGAGGCCGGGGCAGCCGAGCAGCGAGTCACCGCGGAAGTGCACCGGGTCGAGGAACTCGTCGTCCACGCGGCGGTAGATCACGTGCACCGGCTCGAGCCCGTGCGTCGTACGCATCATGACGCGCCCGCGACGGCACTGCAGGTCGCGGCCCTCGACGAGCTCGACGCCCATCGTGCGGGCCAGCAGGGCGTGCTCGAAGTAGGCGCCGTTGTAGACGCCCGGGGTCAGCACGACCACCGTCGGGTCGGTGACGCCGGCGGGCGCGGCGGCGCGCAGCGCGGCCAGCAGCCGCTGCGGATAGCTCGCGACCGGACGGATCCGGTGGTGGGAGAACGCCTCGGGCAGCGCCGCCGCGATGGAGCGGCGGTTGGTCATCACGTAGGACACTCCCGACGGCACCCGGACGTTGTCCTCGAGCACGCGGAAGTTGCCCTCGTCGTCGCGGATCAGGTCGATGCCGGAGACGTGGACGCGTACGCCGTTGGGCGGGCGCACGCCGCCGGCCTCGCGGTGGAAGTGGGAGGAGGTGGCCACGACGCGGCGCGGGATCACGCCGTCCTCGAACACCTGGCCGGCGTCGTAGACGTCGGCCAGGAAGGCCTCGAGCGCCTTCACGCGCTGCTGCACGCCGGCGTCGACCTCCTGCCAGGTCTCCATCTCGATCACGCGCGGCACGATGTCGAGCGGGAAGGCCCGCTCCTCCCCGCCGATGTCGAAGGTGACGCCCTGGTCGAGGTACGCCGTCCGCAGCGCCTCGACGCGCGAGGCGACGTCGTCGGGGTCGAGGTCGTTGAAGGAGCGACTCAACGTGAGGTAGGGATCCCGGGGAGCACCGGCCTCGAACATCTCGTCATAGGCCCGACCCGTGGCGTAGTCGTCGAACAGGCGCGGCATGCGTCGACCCTAGTGGGAACGCGTGACGGACGTGTTGCACGAGCGTCACGTGTGTTTCAAGAACGTGTCAGGCCGCGATCAGGGGTGGGTGAGCACCTCGGCGCCGGTCGCGGTGACCAGCAGCGTGTGCTCGAACTGGGCCGTGCGGCGACGGTCCTTGGTGACCACGGTCCAGCCGTCGTCCCACATGTCGTAGTCGGCCATGCCGAGGGTGAGCATCGGCTCGATCGTGAAGGTCATCCCGACGCGGATCTCGTCGTCGTACCTCGGGTCGTCGTAGTGGGGGATGATCAGCCCGGAGTGGAACGCGGTGCCGATGCCGTGCCCGGTGAAGTCGCGCACGACGCCGTAGTCGAACCGCTTCGCGTAGGCCTCGATCACCCGGCCGATGATGTTGACCCGGCGCCCCGGCTGGACGGCCTTGATCGCCCGGTCGAGCGACTCCTTCGTCCGCTCCACCAGCAGCCGCGACTCCTCGTCGACCTCGCCGGCGAGGAAGGTGGCGTTGGTGTCGCCGTGCACCCCGTCGAGGAAGGCGGTGATGTCGATGTTGACGATGTCGCCGTCCTCGACGACCCGCGAGTCGGGGATGCCGTGGCAGATCACCTCGTTGACGCTGGAGCACAGCGACTTGGGGAAGCCGCGGTAGCCGAGCGTCGAGGGGTAGGCGCCGTGGTCGCAGAGGAACTCGTGGCCGATCCGGTCGAGCTCGTCGGTGGTCACGCCCGGCACGACGTGCTGCCCGACCAGCTCGCGGGCCTGGGCGGCCAGGCGTCCGGCGACCCGCATGCGGGCGATCGTGTCGGCGTCCTTGACCTCCTCGCCGGTGAAGCGCTGCGGCGCCGGCTGGTCGACGTACTCGGGGCGCGCGATGGCGGCGGGGACGGGACGACGGGCGGACACCTCTGCGGGTGCTACGGCAGACACGCCGGGAAGTGTAGTTTCGCCCCATGAGCAACGGCGAGAGCGAACGCTGGTGGTTCAACCTGAAGACCCACGAGGTCGAGCCTGACGACGGGGCCAGGAACGCCGACCGGCTGGGTCCCTACGACACCAGGGAAGAGGCGGCGCGGGCCCTCGACAAGGTCGCCGAGCGCAACGAGGCCTGGGACAACGACCCGGACTGGAACGACGACAAGCTCGAGGACTGAGCCGTCGGTCAGAACGTGTGCTCCGGCCCGGGGAACGTGCCGCCGCGCACGTCGTCGGCGTAGGCCCGGGCCGCGTCGAGCAGGATCTGGTGCACGTCGGCGTACTGCTTGACGAAGCGCGCCATCTTGCCGGTGCGCAGCCCGAAGGCGTCCTGCCACACCAGCACCTGGCCGTCGCAGCCGGCTCCGGCGCCGATGCCGATGGTGGGGATGGTCAGCTCCTTGCTGATCTGCTCGGCGACGTCGCCGGGCACCATCTCCATCACGACGGCGAACGCGCCCGCCTCCTGCACCGCGCGGGCGTCGTCGAGGACGCGGTCGCTCGCGTCGCCGCGGCCCTGCACGCGGTAGCCGCCGAGGGTGTGCTCGGACTGCGGGGTGAACCCGATGTGCGCCATCACGGGGATGCCGCCCTGGGTGCACTTCCGGATGACCGGCGCCATCTCGGCGCCGCCCTCGAGCTTCACGCAGTGCGCGCCGGCCTCCTTCATGAAGCGGACGGCGGTGAGGTAGCCCTGCTCGGGGGAGGCCTGGTAGCTGCCGAAGGGCAGGTCGCCGACGACCATCGCGCGCCTGGTCGAGCGGCTGACGGCGCGGGTGAGGGGGAGCAGCTCGTCGACCGTGATCGGCAGCGAGGTCTCGTTGCCCAGGACGTTGTTGGAGGCGGAGTCGCCCACGAGGAGAAGGTCGATGCCGGCCTCGTCGAAGGTGGCCGCGGTGTACATGTCGTAGGCCGTGAGCATCGTGATCTTCTCGCCGCGCTCCTTCATCTCCCGGAGGTGATGGGTGCGGACCCGCTTCACGGGCGCCGACGTCCCGGCGGCCGCCGAACCCGGGCCGGAGCCGTAGGGCGCAGTCTCTTCGGTGGGTGCAGACATGGGTCACTCCTCGTCATCTCGCGGCTCCCTGATGGAGTCCACGGACCACGATCAGGCTAGTGCTGACCGACGGGTAGGCGTCCTGTGTCGATCGTCACGCCTCAGCGCGGGGAGACCCGGAGCACCCGGTCGTCGCTGCCGTTGTCGGTCGTGACGAGGAGGTCGCCGTTGCGCGCGGCGGTGATCGAGCGCAGCCGTCCGAAGCCGGTCAGCTCCTCGGGCCGGGTGACCTGCGCGAGGGCGCCGTCGTCGGTGAACGCCAGGAAGATCACCTCGGAGGCCTTGAGCGCCGCGACGGCGAGCGTGCCGTCGAGGTCGCCCCACTGCCTGCCGCTGACCCAGGCCCCGCCGGATGTCGCGAGGGTCGACTCGCCGGACGACCACCTCGCGTCCTGCTGCTCGCCCGGGAGCGCCTGGTCGGTCATCGGGACCGACTCGTCGTAGCCCGGCACGGGGTTCCAGCCGTAGTCGCCGCCGGGGACGAGCAGGTTGACCTCGTCGTCGCGGTAGCTCCCCTGCTCCACGGACCACAGCGTGCCGTCGGCGCGCTGGGCGAGGCCCTGGACGTTGCGGTGGCCGTAGGTCCAGACGTAGCGGCGGTTGCCGGTGCCACCGGCGAACGGGTTGTCCGGCATCGGCGCGCCGGTGCGCCGGTCGATCCGGAGCGTCTTCCCGCCGAGGGAGTCGAGGTCGCGGGGGTTGGTGCCGACGGCCGCGTCGCCGGTGCCGATGACCAGGCCGGGTCCCTGCCGCTGGAGCAGAAGCCGGCACCCGCCGTGGCGGCCACTGGTCGAGGGCAGTCCGGTGATCATCGTCCTGCGGCCCGAGAGCCTCTTCCACTTCCGGTCGACGCGCCAGCGGGTCACCTGGACGTGGTTCCCGCCCTTCGAGCTGCCGTGGCAGGCGTACACCCGGCGGTGGGCCGCGTCGACGGCGAGCGACATCAGGCCGGTCTCGCCGGAGACCCAGACCAGCTTCGACAGGTCGGCGAGGGTGCGGCGCCTGCCGTTGCGTACGACGCTGATGCGGGCGCGGTCGCGCTCGGAGACGAGCAACCGGCCGCCCGGCGCCTGCTGGACGTCCCACGGGTTCGCGAGGCCCTTCGCGACGGTGCGCACCTCCAGTGCGGGAGCGCGTTCGGCGCGGGGCGCCGGCTCGGCCGGTGCGCCGACGGACGGCGGCAACCCGGCGAGCAGGCTGCCGGCGAGGGCGGCCGTCGCGACGGAGGCGGTCAGGGACAGCGAGGTGGTGCGGAGGCGGGGGCGCACGCTCGCGACGCTAGCCGAGGGGCAGGTCGTGCGCCACCATCGTGCTGCGCCGGGTGGTGGCGTAGCCCAGCCGCGTGTTGAGGCCGCGCATCGCGTCGTTGCCGTCCTGGGTCCAGGTGTAGATCTCGGTGACGCCGTGCGCGGCCGCCCACGCGAGGGTGTGCTGCTTGAGGTGGACCGCGAGCCCGTGGCCGCGCCAGTCCCGGCGTACGGCCGTCAGCGCGTTCTCGGCCCGGTGCGGCACGTCGGTGTCGCGGATCAGGCCGGCGCAGCCGACGACCTCGCCGTCGTGCACGGCGAGGAACATCGGGTCGCCGAGCCAGCTCGTGGCCCACCGGTCCGGGGTCACCTCGATCGAGGTCGAGAAGGCGAAGTCGCTGACCGCCTCCGTGCCCAGGCCGTCGTACGCCGTCGCCCACAGGCCCGGGCGGTCGGACTCGAGGACCACCTCGACGCCGTCGGGCGCCTCGCCGACCGTCGGGGGCGTGGTGAGGGTGAAGGTCTGCTCCACTTCGTGGTCGGTGTCCTCGAAGCCGTGGGCGTGGGCGAAGGCGAGCGACCCGTCGTCGTCGACGGTGGCCCGGACGCGCGGCAGGTCGAGCCTCGCGAGATGATCGGCGAGGTGGTGGAGCAGGGCCGTCCCGACGCCCCGCCGGCGGTGCTCGGGCAGCACCCGTGGCGCGAGCGAGCCCATCGCCGCGGCGTCGGAGCGGTCGGCGAAGCCCAGGCCGACGACGACGCCCCCTTCGCGCGCCAGCACCAGCAGCCGCGTCGGGCTCGCGTCCTGCTCCTTCAGCTCCTCGACCGAGTCGCAGCGCTCGTAGGGGAGCACAGCGATCCGGACCTGGCGCCAGGCCTCGTAGTCCGCGTCGGAGGTGCAGGGCGTGATCTCGACTCCCGGTGAAGTGGGCATGGAGGCACGGTGTCGTCATCTGCCGGGGTAGTCCAGTGGGTTTCGGTCGTGATTGCGGGCCCGACCCAGCCACTTCGCGCTGGACCACGCCGGGGAGGGACGGGCCGTTCCCTAGAGTGAGCGCGTGGACTTCTACTCCGCCTACGCGCAGGGCTTCGCCCGGATCGCGGCCGTCACGCTGCCGGTGCACATCGCCGACCCGATGGCCAATGCCGCCGCCGTCATCGAGCAGGCGCGCGCCTGCCACGACGACGGCGTCGCGGTCGCGGTGTTCCCCGAGCTGGGGCTGACCGGCTACTCGGTCGACGACCTGTTCCTCCAGGACACGCTGCTGGCGTCGGTCGAGGAGGCGATCGCGGAGATCGTGGCGGCGAGCGCCGACCTGATGACCGCGCTGGTCGTCGGTGCGCCGGTCGTGCAGGGCAACCGGGTCTTCAACTGCGCGGTCGTCGTGCACCGCGGCTCGATCCTCGGCGTCGCGCCGAAGTCGTACCTCCCCAACTACCGCGAGTTCTACGAGCGCCGCTGGTTCGCGCCGGGCGACGACCGCGAGCTGGAGTGGGTGACCGTCGCCGGGCAGGACGTCCGCTTCGGGCCCGACCTGATCTTCCGCTGCCTCGACGTCCCCGGCCTCGACCTCCACGTCGAGGTCTGCGAGGACATGTGGGTGCCGGTCCCGCCGAGCGCCGAGGCTGCCCTGGCCGGGGCGACCGTTCTCGCCAACCTCAGTGGCTCGCCGATCACCGTCGCGCGCGCCGAGGACCGTCGGCTGCTCGTCCGCAGCGCCAGCGCGCGGTGCGCGGCGGCGTACGTCTATGCGGCCGCGGGCCAGGGCGAGTCGACCACCGACCTCAGCTGGGACGGCCAGACGCTGGTCTACGAGTGCGGCGACCTGCTCGGCGAGGGCGAGCGGTTCCCCGACGGGCCCCGGCGCACGGTCGTCGACGTCGACCTCGACCGGCTGCGGCAGGAGCGGATCCGGCAGGGCTCGTTCGACGACAACCGCCGCACCCACCACGAGCGGGTGCACCGCTTCCGCACCGTCGAGTGGGAGCTCGAGCCGCCGGCCGGCGACATCGGGCTGCTGCGCAAGGTCGACCGCTACCCGTTCGTGCCCGACGACCCCGCGCGGCTCGAGCTCGACTGCTACGAGGCCTACAACATCCAGGTCTCCGGCCTCGAGCGCCGGATCTCCTCGATCGGCTCGCCGAAGGCCGTCATCGGCGTCAGCGGCGGCCTCGACTCCACGCACGCGCTGATCGTCGCGTGCAAGGCGATGGACCGGCTGGGCCGCCCGCGCAGCGACGTGCTGGCGTTCACGATGCCCGGCTTCGCGACCGGCGCGACCTCGAAGTCGTACGCCACCCGCCTCTCGCAGGCGCTCGGGGTCACGTTCGCCGAGCTCGACATCCGCCCCGCCGCGGAGCAGATGCTGAAGGACATGGGCCACCCCTACGCGCAGGGGGAGAAGGTCTACGACGTCACCTTCGAGAACGTGCAGGCCGGCCTGCGCTACGACTACCTCTTCCGGCTCGCCAACCAGCGCGGCGGCATCGTCGTCGGCACCGGCGACCTGTCCGAGCTCGCGCTCGGGTGGTGCACCTACGGCGTCGGCGACCAGATGTCGCACTACAACGTCAACGCGGGCGTGCCGAAGACGCTCGTGCAGCACCTCATCCGCTGGGTGATCAGCCACGGCGAGTTCTCCGAGGAGGTCGGCGAGGTGCTCGGCGAGATCCTCCAGCAGGAGATCACCCCCGAGCTCATCCCGACCGAGGAGGGCGTCAAGCCGCAGGCCACCGAGGACTCGGTCGGCCCCTATAACCTCCAGGACTTCACGCTCGCGCACGTCGTGCGCCACGGCTACCGGCCGCGCAAGATCGCCTTCCTCGCGTGGCACGCGTGGAAGGACGTCGAGGCAGGGGAGTGGCCGCCCGGCTTCCCGGCCGACGCGCGGGTGGCGTACTCGCTCGCCGACATCCGCAGCTGGCTCGAGGTCTTCGTCAAGCGGTTCTTCGCCAACCAGTTCAAGCGCTCCGCCCTGCCCAACGGCCCCAAGGTGAGCGCGAGCGGGACGATGAGCCCGCGCGGCGACTGGCGGATGCCGAGCGACGCCAGGGGCACCGCCTGGCTCGCCGAGATCGAGCGGGACGTGCCGCAGGCCTGATGCCTTAACGCGCCCTTAGCCACGGGCTGGAGCGGGGTTAGCCACGCTCCGACGAACCTTCTGGTCATGACGCCGCACCCGGCGTCGGACACCGAGGAGGAATCGTGAAGAAGGCAGTCATCGGCGGAGTCGCCGCGGCGGCGGTCGTCATCGGAGCAGGCAGCTGGTGGGCGATCGACAGCCAGGTCGAGGCCCAGACCACGGAGCGCGGCACCTGCGGCGGCGCGACGTGGGAGCTCAGCGCCGAGGGCGAGGACGGCGGCACCGAGGTCAGCGCCGAGCTGCAGTCGAGCGGCCCGGGCGAGGAGTGGCAGGTCGAGCTGACCCGCGACGACACCTCGCTGCTGACCGGCGCCCGCACGACCGACGAGGACGGCGAGATCGACGTCGACGCCTACAGCTCCGGCAACCCCGGCGACGCGACGTACGCCGTCACCTTCACGCCCACCGACGGCGAGCCCTGCACGGCCACCCTCGGCTCCTGAACCACCCGCGCCATCCCCGCCCCATCCCTGCCCCATCCCCGTAGCAGCACCCACAGAGGAGATCCCCATGAAGAAGCTCATCGCCACCACCACCCTCGTCGCCACCGCCGCGGCCGGCACCGCCGTCCTGGTGGCCGCGCCGGCCAGCGCGGACGTCGAGAAGCGCGGCACCTGCGCCGGCGCGACGTTCGAGCTCAACGTCGACCGTGAGCGCGGCGGCTACGACGTCGACGCCGACATCGAGGGCGCCCGCGCCTACAGCGAGTGGACGGTCGCCGTGCGCCACAACGGCAAGGTCGCCGTCTCGCGCACGATCACCGCCGACGACGAGGGCGAGCTCGACCTCGACACCTTCCGCAAGAACGCCCGCGGCAAGGACACCTTCAAGCTCACCGTCACCCCGGCCGGCGCCGGCGCGTGCTCGGTGAAGGTCACCGTGGCCTGAGCCACCCCTCCGCACGGGCAGGAGCCCGGGTCAGGCCGTCCGCAACGTGACGGCGACCCGGGCTCCTCCCATGTCCGAGGCACCCGTGGTCACCTCCCCGCCCGCGTCCTGCGCGGTGCGTGCGGCGATCGAGAGCCCGAGGCCGGTCGAGCCGGCACCGCTCTCCCCGCGGCCGGTCGCGTCCAGCCCGGCGGGCAGGCCGGGGCCGGCGTCCTCGACGACGAGGTCCACCCGGTCCGCGGACGCGCCCAGCGTGATGCGCACGGCGGCGTCGTCGGGCGTGTGCGAGAAGACGTTGTCCAGGAGGACGTCCACCATCGCCTCGAGGTCGGCGCTGCTCGCCCGCAGCAGCGGCCCGGAGGTCGCGAGGTCGACCTCGTAGGTCCGTCCCTGGTCCTCGGCGAGCGCCTCCCAGTGGCGTACCCGCTCGGCGATGACGGCCACCGCGTCGGTGCGGGGGTCGAGCCCCTCGCGCTCGGAGCGACGCGCCTCGCGGACGATCTCGTCGACGGTCGCCTGGAGGTGGTCGAGGTCGCCCGCGAGCCGCTCGCGCAGGTCGTCGTCCTCGACCGTCTCGACCCGCAGCCGCAGGGCGGTCACGGGGGTCCGGAGGCGGTGGGAGAGGTCCGCCACGCTCTCGCGCTCGCGGGCCAGGAGCAGCTGGATGCGACCGACGAGGCGGTCGATGGCGCCGCCGAGCTCCTGCACCTCGGCGGGGCCGTGGACCGCGGCGACCGGCTCGATGGTGCCGGTGCTGCCCAGGGACTGGGTGTGCTCGGCCAGCTGGCGGATCGGCTGCACGAACGAGCGTCCGAGACGGTCGACCACCACGAGCGAGCCGGCGAGCAGGGCGAGCGCGAGGAGGGCGAGCAGGCCCCACGCGGCGCCCACGACCGAGTCGAGGCCGGGCTCGTCGACGACCACCCGGATGACCGGCGTCTGCGACGGCAGGCCGGAGTTGCCGCCGCGGGAGACCGGGACGAGGATCTGCGACCCGCCCCCCACGTCGTCGACGCGGGCGCGGCCCGTGTTGCGGGCATCGAGGACCCGCCAGTCCTCGCCCTCGTCGGGGCCCACCCCGATGCCGTCGGGGAAGAGCACGGTGACCTGGGTGTGGCCGTCCTCGTCGTTGAGCTTGTCGACGTACTGCGCCACCGACCCCTTGTCGTCCGAGCGCGAGACGACCGTCTCGACCGCCTGCACCTCGAGCGCGGCCCGGGCCAGCCGGTCCTCCAGCGCATAGCTGCGGACCAGGACGGCCATCGGCACGAGCATGGCCAGCAGCACCATCGAGATCGCCGCCGCGGCCGTGACCAGGAGGCTGCGACGCACCTCAGTCCGCCTGCGACGAGGGGAGGTCGGGCGGCGCCGCGAGACGTACGCCGACGCCGCGCACGGTCGTCAGGTAGCGCGGGTCGGCGGCGGTCTCGCCGAGCTTGCGGCGCAGCCAGGACAGGTGCACGTCGACGGTCTTGTCCGAACCGCCCCACGGCTGGCGCCAGACCTCGACGAGCAGGTCACGCTTGGTGACCACCTCGCCCGGTCGCTCGGCCAGGTGGGCCAGCAGGTCGAACTCGCGCGGCGTCAGCTCGACCTCGGTGCCGTCGAGGTGTACGCGCCGCCCGGACAGGTCTACGGAGAGCCCGCCGACGGTGAGCGTCGTGGGACGGGTGCGACCGGCGTCGGTGCGGCGCAGCACCGCGCGCACCCGGGCGTCGAGCTGGGCGCTGGTGAACGGCTTCACCACGTAGTCGTCGGCGCCGGCGTCGAGGGCGCCGACCAGGGAGGGGTCGTCGGCGCGCGCGCTGGCGATGATCACCGGCACCGCGCTCACGCCCCGCAGCATCGACAGCACCTGGGTGCCGTCGACGTCGGGCAGGCCGAGGTCGAGCACGACCAGGTCGGGGGAGGAGTCGACGGCGAGCTGGAGGCCGGCCATGCCGGTGGGCGCCGAGGTCACGGTGTGCCCGGCCTCGCGCAGGCCACGGACCAGCAGCGGCCGGATCCGGTCGTCGTCCTCGATGATCAGTACCTCGGCCACGCGGTGACCGTACCGCCCGCCCGCACGAGGACGGCGTTCCTTAGCGCGGCCTTAACCATCGCCTCACCTCGTGCTGACCTCGCGGAGGGCACGATGGTGCGGTGAGACGTCGGATGCTGCTCGTGGGCCTGTGGGTCGCCACCACGGCCGTGGCCGTGGTGCTCGGCGTCCTCGCGATCTCGACGGTCGGCGCCACCATCCGGGACCGCGGCCCGGTCGGTGACGAGGTCGCGCGCGACACGACCGCCGGCTCCACCTCGGTGCCGAGTCCCGAGGGCCCGGCCGTCTCCGACGCGATCACCGGTGAGTGGGGCGCCTTCGACGTCGAGTGCCGCGACACCTGGGCCTACGGCGTCGGCGTCCGCCCCGACAAGGCGTCGGGCTGGCGCGTGGTGAGCTGGGAGAAGGGTCCCGACGACGACGTCGACGCGGTCTTCAGCGACGGTCGCAACTCGGTGGACCTCGAGGTGTTCTGCAACCAGGGTCGGCCGACCCTGGCCGAGCTCGAGCGCAACACGCTCGGTGGGGACGACTGAGCGCGAGGAAGACGGCGAGGAACCCAAGGTCTTCGCGCAACGTGTGAGGGTGTCCGGTGCGTCTACGGGTGGTAGGACGGACACACCCTCACAGGAAGACCCACACGATGACCTCACGCCTGCTCTCGGGAGCACTGCTCGCCACCCTCCTCGTCGCGACCGCCGCACCGGCGACGGCCGCCCCGGCGCCTACGGTCGACAGGGCCCCGGCGACGACCACGTTGACGATCCACGCCGCCGGCTGCGAGGGGTGCGCGATCACCGCGCACTCGGCCCTGACCTCCGACTACGAGGACGTCTGGGAGTCGGACGCGGTCGAGGTCGTCGACGGCCTGGCGACGCTCCGGGTGCCGACCGACCGCACGGCCGGGCTGTCGCTGACCCTCACGGCGCCGTGGGAGCGCCGTCTCGGCTACGTCACGGCCGTCGCGATGCGCTACGCCGGGACCCGTCCCGGCGACACCGTCGGCTACCGCGACGCGCGCGCCGAGCGTCGGGCGAGCGCCTGCTGGGGTGGCACGACCGAGCAGTCCTTCGACATGACGATCCACACCCGCAAGGTCCGGGTCGACGGGGTGGCTCCCGGCAAGGTGCCCGGCACGCTCGCCTGGGCGCGTACGACGCCCTCGTGGCTGGCGCCGATGCGTCGGGTGTGGAACGGCGTGATGGGCGAGCAGGACATCGACTTCTGCGAGCCGCCGGCCGAGGGATGAGGGCACCCCGGAAGCAGATGCAACCCTCCCGGACGAAGGTGCGTCCAGACAGTGACAGATCACCTACGGGGAGAGAGACATGAACTTCCGCAGCACCACCATCCTGGCCAGGTCGGTCCTGACCGCCGCCGTCCTCACGGCCGCGCTCGTGCCGGCCGCCGCCACCGCGTCGCCCGACCGGTCCGCCGACCGGCCCGGCGGCGCCCAGCGGACCACGCTGACCTTCACCGTCGAGGACTGCGAGGGCTGCGAGATCCAGCTCGCCAACGCGCTCCAGACCCGCCACACCGACGTGAAGCTCTG
This is a stretch of genomic DNA from Nocardioides oleivorans. It encodes these proteins:
- the map gene encoding type I methionyl aminopeptidase — protein: MSAVAPAEVSARRPVPAAIARPEYVDQPAPQRFTGEEVKDADTIARMRVAGRLAAQARELVGQHVVPGVTTDELDRIGHEFLCDHGAYPSTLGYRGFPKSLCSSVNEVICHGIPDSRVVEDGDIVNIDITAFLDGVHGDTNATFLAGEVDEESRLLVERTKESLDRAIKAVQPGRRVNIIGRVIEAYAKRFDYGVVRDFTGHGIGTAFHSGLIIPHYDDPRYDDEIRVGMTFTIEPMLTLGMADYDMWDDGWTVVTKDRRRTAQFEHTLLVTATGAEVLTHP
- a CDS encoding circularly permuted type 2 ATP-grasp protein; its protein translation is MPRLFDDYATGRAYDEMFEAGAPRDPYLTLSRSFNDLDPDDVASRVEALRTAYLDQGVTFDIGGEERAFPLDIVPRVIEMETWQEVDAGVQQRVKALEAFLADVYDAGQVFEDGVIPRRVVATSSHFHREAGGVRPPNGVRVHVSGIDLIRDDEGNFRVLEDNVRVPSGVSYVMTNRRSIAAALPEAFSHHRIRPVASYPQRLLAALRAAAPAGVTDPTVVVLTPGVYNGAYFEHALLARTMGVELVEGRDLQCRRGRVMMRTTHGLEPVHVIYRRVDDEFLDPVHFRGDSLLGCPGLIDAARSGQVTLANAVGNGVADDKLVYTYLPDIIRYYLGEEPRLRNVDTWRLGDADAREEVMDRLDELVIKPVDGSGGKGIVIGPAATRTELDELRQRVMQDPRAWIAQPVVQLSTVPTYVDGTMAARHVDLRPFAVNDGQRVWVLPGGLTRVALEEGQLIVNSSRGGGSKDTWVLAGTAPTPVPRVEAPAPVPVGPTPSPGPAMDEAAATVEGQQQQQQQHQVRHPHASDTDTAGEDGAGC
- a CDS encoding alpha-E domain-containing protein, with amino-acid sequence MLSRIAESMFWIGRYVERAEDTARILDVQTTLLLEDSGDEETTCRNLLSVMGVDPPTDSEVGLDLVLGLLAYDPTAPDSIAAVLAAARESARRARETLSVNMWEALNTTFRTVTSGQFGRMGQGASFRWVRDRAALINGAADASMTRDEGWQFLVLGRMIERADMTSRLVATASLAGGVGSPWSNTLRACGGHEAFLRTYKGLETERGAAEFLLLDRLFPRSVVFALSRAEQCLDNLESGQRVGFQNDAHRLIGRTRAELEYRPLADVIADLPAEMERLQVTCARATEAIAHRYFAGSEGTHWMGGRT
- the panB gene encoding 3-methyl-2-oxobutanoate hydroxymethyltransferase, whose translation is MSAPTEETAPYGSGPGSAAAGTSAPVKRVRTHHLREMKERGEKITMLTAYDMYTAATFDEAGIDLLLVGDSASNNVLGNETSLPITVDELLPLTRAVSRSTRRAMVVGDLPFGSYQASPEQGYLTAVRFMKEAGAHCVKLEGGAEMAPVIRKCTQGGIPVMAHIGFTPQSEHTLGGYRVQGRGDASDRVLDDARAVQEAGAFAVVMEMVPGDVAEQISKELTIPTIGIGAGAGCDGQVLVWQDAFGLRTGKMARFVKQYADVHQILLDAARAYADDVRGGTFPGPEHTF
- a CDS encoding transglutaminase family protein codes for the protein MQLRIVHTTGFEYDGLALASYNQARMTPQTGPGQIVVHTRLGVSPTPWTYDYRDYFGNDVTSFEVLDPHESMTVTAVSTVHTDRPPASLPALAWEDLAGPAVADRWTEYLDLPVLVAPPDDLAARALEIASTAGTPGEAAREICSLVHAEVSYVPGSTDAASPATEAWTQRAGVCQDMAHLVLGCLRSIGIPARYVSGYLHPQADARIGETVQGESHAWVEWWDDGWHGFDPTNDLEPGDRWVVVATGRDYLDVRPLHGIYSGAETSSMFVRVDVTRIA